A window from Myxocyprinus asiaticus isolate MX2 ecotype Aquarium Trade chromosome 37, UBuf_Myxa_2, whole genome shotgun sequence encodes these proteins:
- the LOC127428204 gene encoding opioid growth factor receptor-like, with translation MFPIGVLVQLYLFLGLLRRHLSQIWRFVSSRSLPDTCRFDMESDDNCEWDSTWEDEDTTETSKERERVSSNWPSNRNQRNMYAARDMQAYRHRVRNVDNVKDDEDDDDGKPDEDDLYNLRFYQGQRRSVPDDVHIHEFHKEWFAQYNRLERVHSYIQWLFPLQEPGMNWDAHVLTKKEIKLFREDENAKKHLVKSYKLMLDFYGIQLVNECTGDVARARNWQDRFRNLNRNTHNNLRITRILKSLGTLGFQHYQAPLVKFFLKETLVDRNLERVKQSVLDYFMFAVLDKSKRRDLIRFAFKHFEPQDDFVWGPKKILSGDVNKHGENETVKVTAEDECTPSEENSNQNSILDAMEISNGEQVCSKHPTCIYSTSNSAEDAEETPKSELEKSSDSKHEVNQNVNPSEGMESVTREQTVKNVDETLC, from the exons ATGTTTCCTATTGGTGTGCTGGTTCAACTATACTTATTTCTGGGTCTGCTGCGGAGGCATTTAAGCCAGATTTGGCGTTTTGTAAGCAGCAGAAGTTTGCCAGATACTTGCCGGTTTGACATGGAGTCAGATGATAACTGCGAGTGGGACTCCACATGGGAAGACGAAGACACAACTGAAACATCCAAAGAGAGAGAACGGGTTTCATCTAACTGG CCATCGAACAGAAATCAAAGGAACATGTATGCTGCGAGGGACATGCAGGCCTATCGGCATAGAGTCAGA AATGTTGACAATGTcaaagatgatgaagatgatgatgatggtaaGCCAGATGAA GATGACTTGTATAACCTGAGGTTTTACCAAGGTCAGAGGAGATCTGTCCCTGATG ATGTACATATTCATGAATTTCATAAGGAATGGTTTGCtcaatacaacaggctggaaagaGTTCACTCCTACATTCAGTG GTTGTTTCCATTACAAGAGCCAGGGATGAATTGGGATGCACATGTgctcacaaaaaaagaaataaag CTTTTCCGTGAagatgaaaatgcaaaaaaacatttggtgAAATCATACAAGCTCATGTTGGATTTCTACGGCATACAGTTGGTCAATGAATGTACAGGAGATGTGGCACGTGCTCGTAACTGGCAAGATCGCTTCAGGAATCTGAACAG AAATACACACAACAACCTTCGTATCACACGCATTCTGAAGTCTTTGGGGACTTTAGGATTCCAGCACTACCAAGCCCCACTGGTCAAGTTCTTCCTCAAAGAAACTCTTGTGGATAGAAACCTTGAAAGAGTGAAACAAAGTGTACTGGATTACTTTATGTTTGCTGTATTGGACAAGTCAAAGAGGAGGGATTTAATTAGATTTGCCTTTAAACATTTTGAGCCACAAGACGATTTTGTGTGGGGTCCCAAGAAGATTCTGTCAGGTGATGTCAATAAACACGGTGAAAATGAAACTGTCAAGGTTACTGCAGAGGATGAATGTACGCCATCTGAGGAAAATTCAAATCAAAATAGCATATTAGATGCAATGGAGATATCCAATGGTGAGCAGGTATGTTCTAAACATCCAACCTGTATATATTCCACCAGTAACTCTGCAGAAGATGCAGAAGAAACTCCAAAAAGTGAACTAGAGAAGTCCAGTGACAGCAAACATGAAGTAAACCAAAATGTTAATCCTAGCGAAGGGATGGAAAGTGTAACTAGAGAACAAACAGTGAAGAATGTTGATGAAACTCTATGTTAG